One Leclercia pneumoniae genomic region harbors:
- the yihT gene encoding sulfofructosephosphate aldolase gives MTTYTLNDITRPSGGFAMLAVDQREAMRLMFAAAGAPEPVSDQHLTDFKVNAAKILSPYASAILVDQQFCYRQIVEQQAVAKSCAMIVAADEFIPGNGIPVDSVVIDKNIDAQAVKRDGGKALKLLVLWRSDEDPQQRLEMVKAFNRLCHDNGLLSIIEPVVRPPRRGATFNREQAIIEAAKELGDSGADLYKVEMPLFGKGSQQALLTASQKLNENIAMPWVILSSGVDDKLFPRAVQVAMQAGASGFLAGRAVWSSVVGLPDTEMMLRDISVPKLQRLGEIVDEMMARR, from the coding sequence ATGACGACGTACACCCTGAACGATATCACCCGGCCTTCCGGCGGTTTTGCAATGCTGGCCGTTGACCAGCGCGAGGCGATGCGCCTGATGTTTGCCGCGGCGGGTGCCCCGGAGCCGGTCAGCGACCAACACCTGACCGATTTTAAGGTCAACGCGGCCAAAATTCTCTCGCCGTATGCCTCTGCGATCCTGGTCGACCAGCAGTTTTGCTATCGCCAGATCGTCGAGCAGCAGGCGGTGGCCAAAAGCTGCGCAATGATTGTGGCCGCCGACGAGTTTATTCCGGGGAACGGTATTCCGGTCGACAGCGTGGTGATTGATAAAAATATCGATGCACAGGCGGTTAAACGCGACGGCGGCAAGGCGCTGAAACTGCTGGTGCTCTGGCGCAGCGACGAAGATCCGCAGCAGCGTCTGGAGATGGTGAAGGCGTTTAACCGGCTGTGTCACGACAACGGATTGCTGAGCATTATCGAGCCCGTTGTTCGCCCGCCGCGTCGCGGGGCCACCTTTAACCGCGAACAGGCGATTATCGAGGCGGCAAAAGAGCTCGGCGACAGCGGTGCCGACCTCTACAAGGTGGAGATGCCCCTGTTCGGCAAAGGTTCTCAGCAGGCGCTACTGACCGCCTCGCAGAAGCTGAACGAGAACATCGCCATGCCATGGGTGATCCTCTCCTCCGGCGTGGACGACAAACTCTTCCCCCGCGCGGTACAGGTTGCCATGCAGGCGGGCGCATCCGGTTTCCTCGCTGGTCGGGCCGTCTGGTCGTCGGTGGTGGGTCTGCCGGACACCGAAATGATGCTTCGCGATATTTCTGTACCCAAACTGCAGCGTTTGGGTGAGATCGTCGACGAAATGATGGCTCGCCGTTAA
- a CDS encoding sugar kinase, producing MTRIVCVGITVLDRIWYLDDLPKEGGKYVAQNYTEVGGGPAATAAVAAAKLGASVDFIGRVGDDDTGNRLLAELESQGVKTRFTRVVKGARSSQSAVLVDANGERIIANYPSPDLPPDADWLADIDFSQWDMVLADVRWHDGARQAFTLARQQGVPTLLDADVTPQDIAELIALSDHAAFSAPGLRRLTQRENTLEALKQAQTLTNGHVYVTQGSEGCYWLESGQLCHQPGFSVDVVDTTGAGDVFHGALAASLAQRAPAQNAMRFASAVAALKCTRPGGRAGIPDCDQTRSFLSLFV from the coding sequence ATGACTCGCATCGTTTGTGTCGGCATTACCGTGCTGGATCGCATCTGGTATCTCGATGATTTGCCAAAAGAAGGGGGAAAGTATGTCGCGCAAAACTATACGGAAGTGGGCGGCGGCCCGGCGGCTACGGCGGCGGTGGCTGCAGCGAAGCTCGGGGCAAGCGTGGACTTTATTGGCCGGGTGGGTGATGACGATACCGGCAACCGCCTGCTTGCGGAGCTGGAGTCCCAGGGGGTGAAGACGCGTTTTACCCGCGTGGTGAAGGGGGCGCGCTCTTCGCAATCGGCGGTACTGGTGGATGCGAACGGGGAGCGGATTATCGCTAACTACCCCAGCCCTGACCTTCCGCCAGACGCGGACTGGCTTGCAGATATCGATTTTTCACAATGGGATATGGTGCTGGCGGACGTGCGCTGGCACGACGGTGCCAGGCAGGCGTTCACTCTGGCGCGCCAGCAGGGGGTGCCAACCCTGCTTGATGCGGACGTCACGCCGCAGGACATTGCGGAGCTGATTGCGCTAAGCGACCATGCGGCCTTTTCCGCACCGGGCCTGCGGCGTTTAACGCAGCGGGAGAATACCCTGGAGGCGCTTAAACAAGCACAAACGCTCACAAATGGTCATGTTTACGTGACCCAGGGCAGTGAAGGGTGCTACTGGCTGGAGAGTGGGCAGCTTTGCCATCAGCCAGGATTCAGCGTGGATGTGGTGGATACCACGGGCGCGGGGGATGTTTTTCACGGTGCGCTGGCGGCGAGCCTGGCGCAGCGCGCGCCTGCACAGAACGCCATGCGCTTTGCCAGCGCGGTCGCGGCGCTGAAGTGTACCCGCCCCGGCGGACGTGCGGGGATCCCCGACTGTGATCAAACCCGCTCTTTCTTGTCACTTTTTGTATAA
- the yihU gene encoding sulfolactaldehyde 3-reductase has product MSAIAFIGLGQMGAPMAKNLLKHDHSLCVFDVNPQAVQALVECGAQAAQTPEQAARGAEFVITMLPNGDLVRSVLFGEQGVCEGLSRDALVIDMSTIHPLQTDALIGEMAESGFSMMDVPVGRTSDHAIAGTLLLLAGGTAQQVERATPVLMAMGNELVNAGGPGMGIRVKLINNYMSIALNALSAEAAVLCEALGLSFDVALKVMSGTPAGKGHFTTSWPNKVLKGDLTPAFMIDLAHKDLGIALDVANQLHVPMPLGAASREVYNQARAAGRGREDWTAILEQVRASAGLKKSH; this is encoded by the coding sequence ATGTCAGCAATCGCATTTATCGGTTTAGGGCAGATGGGCGCGCCAATGGCGAAGAATCTGCTGAAGCACGACCATTCGCTTTGCGTCTTCGACGTGAACCCGCAGGCCGTACAGGCGCTGGTGGAGTGCGGCGCGCAGGCAGCACAAACGCCTGAACAGGCAGCAAGAGGGGCCGAGTTTGTCATCACCATGCTGCCAAACGGCGACCTGGTGCGCTCGGTGCTCTTTGGCGAGCAGGGCGTGTGTGAAGGGTTATCCCGCGACGCGCTGGTCATTGATATGTCCACCATTCACCCGCTGCAAACCGACGCCCTGATCGGCGAAATGGCTGAGTCAGGTTTCAGCATGATGGACGTTCCCGTCGGACGCACCTCTGACCATGCCATCGCCGGGACATTGCTCCTGCTGGCAGGCGGCACGGCGCAGCAGGTTGAGCGCGCCACCCCAGTGCTGATGGCGATGGGCAACGAGCTGGTCAATGCGGGCGGTCCGGGCATGGGGATCCGCGTGAAGCTTATTAACAACTACATGAGCATCGCCCTTAACGCGCTTTCCGCCGAGGCGGCCGTACTGTGTGAAGCGCTCGGCCTCTCCTTCGATGTCGCGCTGAAGGTGATGAGCGGTACACCAGCGGGTAAAGGCCACTTCACCACCTCCTGGCCGAACAAGGTACTGAAGGGCGATCTTACGCCCGCCTTCATGATCGACCTGGCGCATAAAGATCTGGGGATCGCCCTGGATGTCGCAAACCAGCTGCACGTTCCGATGCCGCTGGGTGCCGCCTCCCGCGAGGTCTACAACCAGGCGCGCGCCGCCGGACGCGGGCGCGAAGACTGGACGGCCATTCTTGAACAGGTTCGCGCATCCGCCGGGCTGAAAAAATCACACTGA
- a CDS encoding MFS transporter: protein MSQHTSDPATLRLPFKEKLAYGMGDLGSNILLDIGTLYLLKFYTDVLGLPGTYGGIIFLIAKFFTAFTDMGTGIMLDSQRKIGPKGKFRPFVLYAAFPVTLLAIANFVGTPFEITGKTVMATVLFMLYGLFFSMMNCSYGAMVPAITKNPDERAALAAWRQGGATLGLLLCTVGFVPVMNLIEGNDQLGYIFAATLFSLFGLFFMWWCYKGVTERYVEAQPANPAQKPGLLQSFRAIAGNRPLFILCIANLCTLGAFNVKLAIQVYYTQYVLNDPILLSYMGFFSMGCIFIGVFMMPGAVRRFGKKKVYISGLMIWVAGDLLNYFFGGGSVSFVAFSCLAFFGSAFVNSLNWALVSDTVEYGEWRTGVRSEGTVYTGFTFFRKVSQALAGFFPGIMLTQIGYVPNVVQSAGTVEGLRQLIFIYPSLLAVITIVAMGCFYNLNEKMYVRIVEEIELRKRTA, encoded by the coding sequence ATGAGTCAACATACTTCTGATCCGGCAACCCTACGCCTGCCGTTTAAAGAAAAACTCGCCTACGGGATGGGCGATCTCGGCTCTAACATCCTGCTGGATATCGGCACGCTGTACCTGCTGAAGTTTTATACCGACGTGCTGGGCCTGCCTGGCACCTACGGCGGCATTATCTTCCTGATCGCCAAGTTCTTTACCGCCTTTACCGATATGGGCACCGGGATCATGCTCGACTCCCAGCGCAAGATCGGGCCGAAGGGCAAATTCCGCCCGTTCGTGCTCTATGCGGCGTTTCCGGTCACGCTGCTGGCGATTGCAAACTTCGTCGGCACGCCGTTTGAGATAACCGGCAAAACGGTGATGGCGACGGTGCTGTTCATGCTGTACGGCCTGTTCTTCAGCATGATGAACTGCTCTTACGGCGCCATGGTACCCGCCATTACCAAAAACCCGGACGAGCGCGCCGCGCTGGCGGCCTGGCGTCAGGGCGGCGCGACGCTGGGCCTGCTGCTGTGTACCGTCGGCTTTGTCCCGGTGATGAACCTGATTGAAGGCAACGATCAGCTGGGCTATATCTTTGCCGCCACCCTCTTCTCGCTGTTCGGGCTGTTCTTTATGTGGTGGTGCTATAAGGGCGTGACCGAGCGCTACGTCGAGGCGCAGCCCGCTAACCCCGCACAAAAGCCGGGCCTGCTACAGTCGTTTCGCGCCATCGCCGGCAACCGCCCGCTGTTTATTCTCTGCATTGCCAACCTCTGCACGCTGGGGGCCTTTAACGTCAAACTCGCCATCCAGGTCTACTACACGCAGTACGTGCTGAACGACCCGATCCTGCTGTCGTACATGGGCTTCTTCAGCATGGGTTGTATTTTTATCGGCGTGTTTATGATGCCCGGCGCGGTGCGTCGCTTCGGTAAGAAAAAGGTCTACATCAGCGGGCTGATGATTTGGGTGGCCGGCGATCTGCTCAACTACTTCTTCGGCGGCGGCTCGGTGAGCTTTGTGGCGTTCTCATGCCTGGCGTTCTTCGGCTCCGCGTTTGTGAACAGCCTGAACTGGGCGCTGGTGTCCGATACCGTGGAGTACGGCGAGTGGCGCACCGGCGTGCGCTCCGAAGGGACGGTCTATACCGGGTTTACCTTCTTCCGTAAGGTCTCCCAGGCGCTGGCAGGCTTTTTCCCGGGGATCATGCTGACGCAAATCGGCTATGTGCCCAACGTGGTGCAGTCTGCCGGAACGGTTGAAGGGCTACGGCAGCTGATATTTATCTACCCGAGTCTGCTGGCGGTCATCACCATCGTGGCGATGGGCTGCTTCTACAACCTCAACGAGAAGATGTATGTGCGCATCGTGGAAGAAATTGAGCTGCGCAAACGTACGGCCTGA
- the yihS gene encoding AGE family epimerase/isomerase, translated as MKWFNTLSHNRWLEQETDRILDFGKNAAVPTGFGWLGNNGQVRSDMGTHLWITARMLHVYAVAANMGRPGAYALVEHGINALNGPLRDSQHGGWYACVNDEGVIDASKQGYQHFFVLLGAASAVTTGHPQARPLLDEAIAVIERYFWSEEEQMCLESWDEAFSKTEDYRGGNANMHAVEAFLIVYDVTHDRKWLDRALRIASVIIHDVARKGDYRVNEHFDTHWNPIRDYNIDNPAHRFRAYGGTPGHWIEWGRLMLHLRAALEARFETPPEWLLEDAKGLFHATIRDAWAPDGADGFVYSVGWDGKPIVRERVRWPIVEAMGTAYALYTVTGEAQYEAWYQTWWDYCIKYLMDYENGSWWQELDTNNEVTTKVWDGKQDIYHLLHCLVIPRLPLAPGLAPAVAAGLLDSLAK; from the coding sequence ATGAAATGGTTTAACACCCTGAGCCACAACCGCTGGCTTGAGCAAGAGACCGACCGCATTCTCGATTTCGGTAAAAATGCCGCCGTGCCGACCGGCTTCGGCTGGCTGGGCAATAACGGCCAGGTGCGTAGCGATATGGGCACCCACCTGTGGATCACCGCCCGCATGCTGCACGTTTACGCGGTTGCCGCCAACATGGGGCGTCCTGGCGCGTATGCGCTGGTTGAGCACGGCATCAACGCCCTGAACGGCCCGCTGCGCGACAGTCAGCACGGCGGCTGGTATGCCTGCGTTAACGATGAGGGCGTGATCGACGCCTCCAAGCAGGGTTATCAGCACTTCTTCGTGCTGCTGGGTGCGGCAAGCGCCGTCACCACCGGCCACCCGCAGGCGCGCCCGCTTCTCGACGAGGCCATTGCGGTGATCGAGCGCTACTTCTGGAGCGAAGAGGAGCAGATGTGCCTCGAATCCTGGGACGAAGCGTTCAGCAAGACCGAAGATTACCGCGGCGGTAATGCCAATATGCACGCCGTGGAAGCCTTCCTGATCGTCTATGACGTGACCCACGATCGTAAATGGCTCGACCGCGCCCTGCGCATTGCCTCGGTGATTATTCACGACGTGGCGCGCAAGGGAGACTATCGCGTTAACGAACATTTCGACACTCACTGGAACCCGATCCGCGATTACAACATCGATAACCCCGCCCACCGCTTCCGCGCCTACGGCGGCACGCCGGGCCACTGGATCGAGTGGGGCCGCCTGATGCTGCACCTGCGCGCCGCGCTGGAAGCCCGCTTTGAAACGCCGCCGGAGTGGCTGCTGGAAGATGCGAAAGGCCTGTTCCACGCCACCATCCGCGATGCCTGGGCGCCCGACGGGGCCGATGGTTTTGTCTACTCCGTGGGCTGGGACGGCAAGCCTATCGTGCGCGAACGCGTGCGCTGGCCGATCGTCGAGGCGATGGGCACGGCTTATGCGCTCTATACGGTCACCGGCGAGGCGCAGTACGAGGCGTGGTATCAGACGTGGTGGGATTACTGCATCAAATACCTGATGGATTACGAAAACGGTTCGTGGTGGCAGGAGCTGGATACCAATAACGAAGTGACCACCAAAGTCTGGGACGGCAAGCAGGATATCTATCATCTGCTGCACTGCCTGGTGATCCCCCGCCTGCCGCTGGCACCGGGCTTAGCCCCTGCCGTCGCCGCCGGTTTGCTGGACAGCCTGGCTAAATAA
- a CDS encoding DeoR/GlpR family DNA-binding transcription regulator, with translation MSLTEMTGNPRHDRLLTLIAERGYMNIDELAQLLDVSTQTIRRDIRKLSEQGLITRHHGGAGRASSVVNTAFEQREVSLTEEKRAIAEAIADYIPDGSTVFITIGTTVEHVARALLNHNHLRIITNSLRVAHILYKNPRFEVMVPGGTLRPHNGGIIGAAATAFVSGFRADYLVTSVGAIEQDGAMLEFDVNEASVVKTMMAHARHILLAADHTKYHASAAVEIGNVAQATALFTDEGPGAALQTHLKSSKVEVVVVSDPLPG, from the coding sequence ATGAGCCTTACCGAAATGACCGGTAACCCGCGGCACGATCGGCTGCTTACGCTTATCGCTGAACGTGGCTATATGAACATCGATGAACTGGCGCAGCTGCTGGATGTCTCGACGCAGACGATACGACGGGACATTCGTAAGCTGAGCGAGCAGGGGCTGATCACGCGTCATCACGGTGGCGCGGGGCGCGCGTCGAGCGTGGTCAATACGGCCTTTGAACAGCGCGAAGTCTCCCTGACGGAAGAGAAGCGGGCCATTGCCGAAGCCATCGCCGATTACATCCCCGATGGGTCGACGGTGTTTATCACCATTGGTACAACGGTAGAGCACGTTGCGCGGGCGTTGCTCAACCATAACCATCTGCGCATCATCACTAACAGCCTGCGGGTGGCGCACATTCTCTACAAAAATCCGCGCTTTGAGGTGATGGTGCCGGGCGGGACCTTGCGCCCACATAACGGGGGCATCATCGGGGCTGCTGCCACGGCGTTTGTCTCGGGCTTTCGGGCGGATTACCTGGTCACCAGCGTCGGGGCGATTGAGCAGGACGGTGCGATGTTGGAGTTTGATGTCAACGAGGCCAGCGTGGTGAAAACGATGATGGCCCACGCCCGGCACATTTTACTGGCGGCCGATCATACTAAGTATCACGCCTCTGCCGCGGTCGAGATTGGTAACGTGGCGCAGGCGACGGCGCTCTTCACCGACGAAGGCCCGGGCGCCGCGCTGCAAACCCATCTTAAATCCAGCAAAGTCGAAGTGGTGGTTGTGAGCGACCCACTGCCGGGTTAA
- the yihX gene encoding glucose-1-phosphatase, with the protein MLYIFDLGNVIVDIDFNRVLGAWSDLSRVPLATLKQNFTMGESFHQHERGEISDELFAEKLCHEMELPLSYEQFSLGWQAVFVAIRPDVIDIMHKLREQGHRVVILSNTNRLHTTFWPDEYPEVKAAADHIYLSQEMGMRKPEARIYQAVLQAEGFTASDAVFFDDNADNIEGASQCGMTSILVTGKETIPNYFAKLLC; encoded by the coding sequence ATGCTTTATATCTTTGACTTAGGAAACGTAATCGTCGATATCGATTTTAATCGGGTGCTGGGCGCATGGAGCGATCTGAGCCGTGTCCCGCTGGCGACGTTAAAGCAAAATTTCACGATGGGCGAAAGCTTCCATCAGCATGAGCGCGGCGAAATTAGCGACGAACTCTTCGCTGAAAAACTGTGCCATGAAATGGAATTGCCCCTCAGTTATGAACAGTTCTCACTCGGTTGGCAGGCGGTATTTGTCGCGATCCGCCCGGATGTGATCGACATCATGCATAAACTTCGCGAACAGGGACATCGGGTCGTTATTCTCTCGAATACCAACCGCCTGCATACCACGTTCTGGCCTGACGAGTATCCGGAAGTGAAGGCCGCAGCAGACCACATTTACCTCTCCCAGGAGATGGGCATGCGCAAACCGGAAGCGCGAATCTACCAGGCAGTGCTGCAGGCAGAAGGTTTCACGGCCAGCGATGCCGTCTTTTTTGACGATAACGCCGATAATATAGAGGGCGCTAGCCAGTGTGGTATGACTTCCATTCTGGTGACCGGAAAAGAGACGATACCGAACTACTTTGCGAAGCTGTTATGTTAA
- a CDS encoding MFS transporter — translation MTHTPDPLTLKLSLREKCAYGMGDFGSNLMLCIGTLYLLKFYTDELGMPAFYGGIIFLVAKFFTAFTDMLTGVLLDSRRHIGARGKFRPFILYASVPVALVATAQFMANDFSLTVKTALATVLFMMFGLCYSLMNCSYGAMVPAITKNPNERAQLAAWRQGGATVGLLLCTVGFMPIQALFVSQPSLGYLVAALVFVTGGLFCMWWCYSGVKERYVEISPDHHKPGILKSFCAIFRNPPLLVLCIANLCTLAAFNIKLAIQVYYTQYVLNDLHLLSWMGFFSMGCILIGVFLVPGAVKRFGKKPVYLGGLALWAVGDVLNFFWGTSSLLFVLFSCMAFFGTAFVNSLNWALVPDTVDYGEWKTGIRAEGSVYTGYTFSRKISAALAGFLPGIMLTQIGYIPHAVQSAGTLLGLRQLIFLWPCGLAIVAAVTMGLFYKLNETRFALIIEEIGKRKKQSGNTPETTPNNKASAVTL, via the coding sequence ATGACACATACTCCTGATCCGTTAACCCTGAAGCTGAGCCTGCGCGAGAAGTGCGCCTATGGGATGGGCGATTTTGGCTCGAATCTGATGCTCTGTATCGGCACGTTGTATCTGCTGAAGTTTTACACCGATGAGCTGGGCATGCCCGCCTTCTATGGCGGCATTATTTTCCTGGTCGCGAAGTTTTTTACCGCCTTTACCGACATGCTGACCGGGGTGCTGCTGGATTCCCGGCGTCATATCGGCGCGAGGGGCAAATTCCGGCCATTCATTCTGTATGCCTCTGTGCCGGTGGCGCTGGTTGCCACGGCGCAGTTTATGGCCAACGATTTTAGCCTGACGGTGAAAACGGCCCTCGCCACCGTGCTCTTTATGATGTTCGGCCTGTGCTATAGCCTGATGAACTGCTCTTACGGCGCGATGGTTCCGGCCATCACCAAAAACCCGAACGAGCGGGCGCAGCTTGCGGCATGGCGTCAGGGCGGCGCGACGGTGGGGCTGTTACTTTGCACCGTCGGCTTTATGCCCATTCAGGCGCTGTTCGTCAGCCAGCCCTCCCTCGGCTATCTGGTGGCCGCACTGGTGTTTGTCACCGGCGGTTTGTTCTGCATGTGGTGGTGCTACAGCGGCGTAAAAGAGCGGTATGTCGAGATCTCGCCCGATCACCATAAACCCGGGATCCTGAAGTCCTTCTGCGCCATCTTTCGCAATCCACCGCTGCTGGTGCTGTGCATTGCTAACCTCTGCACCCTGGCGGCGTTTAACATCAAGCTGGCGATTCAGGTCTATTACACCCAGTACGTGCTTAACGATCTGCATTTGCTGTCGTGGATGGGCTTTTTCAGCATGGGCTGCATTCTGATTGGCGTGTTTCTGGTGCCCGGTGCCGTAAAACGCTTTGGCAAGAAGCCGGTTTATCTGGGCGGACTGGCGCTGTGGGCAGTGGGCGACGTGCTGAACTTCTTCTGGGGGACCAGCTCGCTGCTATTCGTGCTCTTTTCCTGCATGGCCTTTTTCGGCACGGCGTTTGTGAACAGCCTGAACTGGGCGCTGGTGCCGGATACTGTAGATTACGGCGAGTGGAAAACGGGGATTCGCGCCGAAGGGTCGGTCTATACCGGCTATACCTTCTCACGCAAAATCTCCGCCGCCCTCGCCGGGTTCCTGCCGGGCATTATGTTGACGCAGATTGGGTATATACCTCATGCCGTGCAGAGCGCGGGCACGCTGCTGGGATTGCGTCAGCTTATTTTCCTCTGGCCGTGCGGCCTGGCGATTGTTGCCGCCGTGACCATGGGGCTGTTTTATAAACTCAACGAAACGCGCTTCGCGTTAATTATCGAGGAGATTGGAAAGCG
- a CDS encoding alpha-glucosidase, with translation MRTLHNIDLKNTETGFTLRWQDRLIISHSADAPCLWIGAGEADIEMFRGNFSIKDNLNEKIALTEATVTQQEAGWAIRFTRGDTVSATLRIGVDAEGRLELRLQNDATSHNRIWLRLAAQPEDHIYGCGEQFSYFDLRGKPFPLWTSEQGVGRNKQTYVTWQADCKENAGGDYYWTFFPQPTFVSTQKYYCHVDNSCYMNFDFSAPDYHELAFWEDNATLRFECAETYVDLLEKLTALLGRQPELPDWVYDGVTLGIQGGTDVCQQKLDVMRNGGVKVNGIWAQDWSGIRMTSFGKRVMWNWKWNSELYPQLDTRIPQWKQEGVQFLSYINPYVASDRDLCEEAAKRGYLTKNAEGKDYHVEFGEFYAGVIDLTNPEAYDWYKEVIKKNLIELGCGGWMADFGEYLPTDTFLHNGVSAEIMHNAWPALWAKCNYEALEETGKLGEILFFMRAGYTGSQKHSVMMWAGDQNVDWSLDDGLASVVPAALSLAMTGHGLHHSDIGGYTTLFGMKRSKELLLRWCDFSAFTPMMRTHEGNRPGDNWQFDADAETIAHFARMTTVFTTLKPYIKAAVAQNAKTGLPVMRPLFLHYEDDARAYTLKYQYLLGRDLLVAPVHEEGRTDWILYLPQDTWVNAWTGETCQGGDVTVEAPLGKTPVFYRQQSEWADLFSTLRHI, from the coding sequence ATGCGTACCCTACACAATATTGATTTAAAGAATACTGAAACAGGTTTCACCCTGCGCTGGCAGGACCGCCTTATTATCTCCCACTCCGCCGATGCGCCCTGCCTGTGGATTGGTGCGGGTGAGGCAGATATTGAGATGTTTCGCGGCAACTTCAGCATCAAAGACAACCTGAATGAGAAGATCGCGCTGACCGAAGCTACGGTTACGCAGCAAGAGGCGGGCTGGGCGATCCGCTTCACCCGCGGCGACACGGTGAGCGCCACGCTGCGGATCGGTGTGGATGCAGAAGGTCGCCTGGAACTCAGGCTGCAAAACGACGCCACCAGCCATAACCGCATCTGGCTGCGGCTGGCAGCGCAGCCAGAGGATCATATCTACGGCTGCGGGGAGCAGTTCTCCTACTTTGACCTGCGCGGCAAGCCGTTCCCATTGTGGACCAGCGAGCAGGGCGTGGGGCGTAACAAGCAAACTTACGTCACCTGGCAGGCCGACTGCAAAGAGAACGCCGGGGGCGACTACTACTGGACCTTCTTCCCGCAGCCCACCTTTGTGAGCACCCAGAAGTACTACTGCCACGTCGATAACAGCTGCTACATGAACTTCGACTTCAGCGCGCCGGACTACCATGAGCTGGCTTTCTGGGAAGATAACGCCACGCTGCGCTTCGAATGTGCAGAAACCTACGTCGATCTGCTAGAAAAACTCACCGCCCTGCTGGGCCGTCAGCCGGAACTGCCGGACTGGGTTTACGATGGCGTGACGCTCGGCATTCAGGGCGGCACCGACGTGTGTCAGCAGAAGCTCGACGTCATGCGTAACGGCGGCGTGAAGGTGAACGGCATCTGGGCGCAGGACTGGTCCGGCATTCGCATGACCTCCTTCGGCAAACGCGTGATGTGGAACTGGAAGTGGAACAGCGAGCTTTATCCGCAGCTGGATACCCGCATTCCGCAATGGAAACAGGAAGGCGTGCAGTTCCTCTCCTACATCAACCCGTACGTCGCCAGCGATCGCGACCTGTGCGAAGAAGCAGCGAAACGCGGCTATCTGACCAAAAACGCCGAGGGTAAGGATTACCACGTCGAATTCGGCGAGTTTTACGCGGGCGTTATCGACCTGACCAACCCCGAAGCCTATGACTGGTACAAAGAGGTCATCAAAAAGAACCTGATCGAACTGGGCTGCGGCGGCTGGATGGCCGATTTCGGCGAGTATCTGCCGACCGACACCTTCCTGCATAACGGCGTAAGCGCGGAAATTATGCATAACGCCTGGCCTGCGCTGTGGGCGAAGTGTAACTACGAGGCGCTGGAGGAGACCGGCAAGCTTGGCGAGATCCTGTTCTTTATGCGCGCGGGCTATACCGGCAGCCAGAAGCACTCGGTGATGATGTGGGCGGGCGATCAGAACGTCGACTGGAGCCTCGACGATGGCCTGGCCTCGGTTGTTCCCGCGGCGCTCTCGCTGGCGATGACCGGCCACGGCCTGCACCACAGCGATATCGGCGGTTATACCACGCTGTTCGGGATGAAGCGCAGCAAAGAGCTGCTGCTGCGCTGGTGCGATTTCAGCGCCTTCACACCGATGATGCGTACCCACGAAGGTAACCGCCCTGGCGATAACTGGCAGTTCGACGCCGACGCCGAAACCATCGCCCACTTCGCGCGGATGACCACGGTCTTCACCACGCTGAAGCCGTATATCAAAGCCGCGGTTGCGCAGAACGCTAAAACGGGCCTGCCGGTGATGCGCCCGCTGTTCCTGCACTACGAAGACGACGCGCGCGCCTACACGCTGAAGTATCAATACCTGCTTGGCCGCGATCTGCTGGTGGCACCCGTTCACGAAGAGGGCCGCACCGACTGGATCCTCTACCTGCCACAGGACACCTGGGTGAATGCCTGGACGGGAGAAACCTGTCAGGGCGGTGACGTGACCGTCGAAGCCCCGCTCGGCAAAACTCCGGTCTTCTATCGCCAGCAAAGCGAATGGGCAGATCTGTTTAGCACCTTACGTCATATCTGA